Proteins encoded in a region of the Acetomicrobium sp. S15 = DSM 107314 genome:
- a CDS encoding Na+/H+ antiporter subunit E, translating into MVCLVIFILSAVTYLLLVWSGGGIPLSEVVIALALATIMAVAAKSWSPYVVRLGALRPDRWVRFVVYLFGPFLVAMAKANIDVALRVITGKIRPGIVKVDIGLTNDISTTLLANSITLTPGTLTVDVDEEERALYIHWINVTNKTPAGPELYGPFEEWARRIAE; encoded by the coding sequence GTGGTTTGCTTGGTAATCTTCATCCTTTCCGCCGTCACTTACCTTTTGCTCGTCTGGAGCGGCGGAGGGATACCGTTGTCTGAGGTCGTAATAGCATTAGCTCTTGCGACGATAATGGCCGTCGCCGCAAAGAGTTGGAGTCCCTATGTCGTGCGCTTAGGGGCGCTGCGACCAGATAGATGGGTTCGCTTTGTCGTCTATCTGTTTGGTCCGTTCCTTGTGGCCATGGCCAAGGCCAACATCGATGTCGCGTTGAGGGTCATCACAGGCAAGATCAGGCCCGGTATAGTAAAGGTCGATATCGGGCTCACGAACGATATTTCCACGACCTTGCTCGCCAACTCCATCACGCTCACCCCCGGCACTCTCACCGTTGACGTAGACGAGGAGGAGCGAGCGCTTTATATCCATTGGATCAACGTGACGAACAAGACCCCCGCTGGGCCGGAATTGTATGGCCCTTTTGAGGAATGGGCAAGGAGGATTGCGGAATGA